The genomic interval CTTCTCGCTCAGGAACTGTGCCATCAGTTTCCTGCGGAAGTCTGGCTGCTGAACAAACGCTCGAGTGTTTGTGGTGAGCGGAGTTTGACGTTTGAGGTTGTGCAGGGTGAGTTTAAATGTTGATGACATTACCTTTCTGTGCtttatagtgttttttttaatgtttaacgTCGCTCACCTCCCTTTTTTATTCCAGATCCTGCTTCCTGcaccttgtgtgttttgtgctgctATGATTGTCTTTATTCCTCAGTGACGTACCAGCCATTATTCCCAGTGTGAAGTCTATCAGGTTTATTGACCCTGTTGTTAGTTATCTGGCCTCGCTGCAGCTCTCTCCCTGGGTGTTTTTGACTTCCTGTGAACTGACCAGTTTCTCATTAAAGACTTTTAATTTTGGAATCCTGTTTTTGACTCCCAAGTCCAAAACCTGGCTTTTTGCTGAGTCATTGAGAAAGGCACAAATAAGAGTAAATGAATCAAGGattcaaggagctttattgtcatttcaacacatgtgaacatgaggtGAAACGAAATAGGATACTCTGGTCCCGGTGCAAGCcaattacagaataaataactaaataataaataactaataactaaaagggaaataaaatgaaatgacatgacacaacaacaatatccaATGTGATATGTAGCCAAGAGTATTTGGACATCTGAATGAGGAAATCAACTTGTGACTGTCATGATCTGCCCCTGCCCTGAGACTCCCTGGCCTTTGTGTTAGTTCCTGTTTTATTTGGAAATTATTTTCCTTATTGTGTCCGTTATAATTTTGTTTCCTGGTCCTGTGTGTTCTTCCATCCTATGTTTCATCTCCTCACCTGTTCCCACTTCCTCTAATCAGCCCTGCAGTCACCTGGTCTCTCCACACCTGCACCTCATTCCATAATCAACCTGGGCTCTATATATACAGGTGCTCAGTTTGCCTGCTCTGTTTCTTTGAGTCACCTCATGCTTCTACCTCAGAGTTTTCTTAGTGTTCCTGCTTCCAGTGTTTATTGAAGAACTTTCTTTTGGGTCCTGAAATCCTGAACCATAATGGCTTGGTGggaaaaaatctcaaaaatctTTCTTATCATGAAATGGATGAAATACTTCTCCATCCAGATGTCTGAGAAAAAGGTCGAATTCCTGCTCGGTTTCACCATCGAGTTTATTAAAGACATGTTTCATCTCCAATAAACACTGTGTCTGATAAAATCTGACACTGTGTGGGAAGAATTCAGCCTTTTCtttcacatggtttcatttacTTCTGCACAAAGATTTCCAGGTGTATATCTCTGCAGGGACATTTTGCCTGAATGGCCTTCTTTGACCTTGTTACGTTTTCCATTGAAATCAAAGAAAAGTGGTTTCAATTCAATTAATGTTTTGTAACTCACTccattaaaggagcagtgtgtaaCATTTCTACCGGCAGAAGTGGAAAATCATATATATAAGTACGTTTTTATCagtgtataatcacctaaaacaaatcgttgtgtttttgttcacttAGAATGAGACATTTTTATCTACATAGGGAGTGAGTTTCTTTCCACGGAGTCAGCCATGTTTCTATGgtagcccagaatggacaaaTCAAActcctttcatgtttttacattgaCGCTACAGCTTATATgtggaagatgaagaggaagataGTACCAGTAGTTTTATATATCTAAATGtagctatataaataaatgccTTTACGTGACAGAGTAGTTGATACGGTACTTgacaccattttgtcacctgacgaCCACCGTAGACTCTCAGACACAGTTGGAAAGGGAGGGGTTGGGGGGATGGTATTCAGGTGGTTGTAATCTGAGTTGTCACACTTTAAATTCAAGTCTGTTTTGGTGTCTTTCCCTGTGACAGAGGGATACAACATTAGACCTCGGGATGCAAACGGCAGGTGCTCAGACGGATGTCCAGCTCTGTAAATTTAATAGATTCTGATGTGGGTTGATAAGAAGAGGCCTGGCTTTCGGTTTCTCCATTTCAGCTTCCAGAGGTGTTGGATGTGGCTGAGGTCAGGGTTCTGTTCAGGCCAGTCGAGTTATAGCTTGTAGGTTTAAGATTTCCCTCAACTGGAACTTTGCTGTCCAGAACAAACCCTGAAAAACTTCGCCAGACCGAAAATTTGCAACAACACAGTAACTCAAAATTGTTGTAACTGaaacatttacatgtattaACCTTAAAAATTTGCCTTTGCAACAGAAAAAGCAGAACAGTCTTGGCTGTTTCTAGAAGTAATAGTCAGTCCAGTTTCCCAGAagtctgcagcagagaaatggGTCAGTTCCACTTAAGTTTACCACCTTTGTTTTGCGTCAGCATCCTTTACATCGAGATTAACTTTTATTCACCTCGGcgtgagagaggaaggaaaaacgAAAGAGAAACACGGAGCACATTATATAATCGTAACGTCCGATGCAACTGTGGTCAGATTGGGGAACTGTGACTTTGTTCATCAATGTAACCGAACCACAGATTTCTATCTCGTTGCAGGTGAAGCAGAGTTTATGGAGCAACTTTCTGTGACTTAAAAATGACCTTTAGACCTGTGGTAAAATGAAGTAATATCCCAGAAGAcctctgttttccttcagcaTGATTAATGATGGTGGTGAACGTGACCACAGTCACAGGAAACTTATGACAAATGCAAGGGTTTTGCAAAGGTTCCATACATGAGTTTCTAGTCCAGATCTGTGAAGCTGAACTTTATGGGaatgtgtataaaatgaaacagaagacatctagaatatttccatttattgatttttattattatattattattttttatttttagtgtgAATGAAGCAAATCGGTTAAAACCAGTTTATATAACAAAGTCTGTATGTCAGGTGACAGGTTTGACCGTACAGAGAcattctgttgtatttttccatgaggaaagatgaaaatgtgtaGTTAAACAATTTCCCCCTCAGatcaacacatcacacaaactgtatgacttttatttatttattgaattgGAAAGATTGGTGGAAACTGTCACTCGTGGCAGAAAAAAACCCAATAATAAATGAGCTAATGGTTGAATACATTCTCCAGATCAAGAATGACATTTAGCTTTTTGAACTACATGTCGTTTTTCACCTGCAAGCCAAGAGGAGAGTCGAAACCATCTGTATCAGTGATGAAATCtattactgtatttacattatGAACATGAGCTGCTGTGTAAAAGTTCAACCACCAGAGGGCTCTCTTCACTCTGATTATTAAAGCTGCCACCGGagttcagcagcagcaaacaccTGCCCGCAGTTACTGCTTTAACTCTGAACATGGTGAACACTGCCCTCTAGAGGTTCACTGGTGCATTACACAGAGCGTAGCTGTAGACGACAGGCTGCTGTGGTCACAGAAACATTACTCCTTGTCTCAGACGGAGCAGGCGGCCATGTTGTCAGGCTGCAGGTtgggtgaggtggaggaggcgaAGAGGCAGTGCATGATGGGACAGAGGGGCTCATGGGCTCTGAGAGCTTCAGTCAGCAGGCGCTGCTCCTCAGACAGAGAATCCACCTGGAAGATTCACACCATGAATATCATAATGTCGCCTCTGTAGGAGTTTAGAACTGGCAGAAGAACGCCAGACAACAACATGGCACCATGTGATCAAGTACCTCTCTCCTCAGCTTTCGGTTCCTCTGCTCCAACAGCTCACAGgcctggaggagagggaaagaaggagtaaagaagagagggaacaaaaaaacaggaacaggCAGAAGTTATATATGAACGAAGGCTCATATATGCTGTGATCctatttttaaatctgtcttcTCTGAGTGCCTCAGCTTTACTGAACTGAAATACCTGGAGTTTTCTTTTAACCTTAAATAAACAGTAATCTAACTTTAATCCTGCAGGTCGCAGCCgtcaaacaaaagacaaaatgtcctcagtgCCAAAGTCTGCAGCTGAGGTGGAAGTacaagagaacacacacacctatctTTGTGGTGTGCTCTCCCTAACCCCGTCACCATCACCACTGATTGCCTACACCCAACCCTAAATCCAGCCAGTTTAAACTCGTGGGGTCTGGCCCCAAGAAACTGTCAGACCCCACAAACATAGAGGACTCCAGGTTTTCGGACCCCATGAATATAGTAAAACAAGgccgcatacacacacacacacgcacacacacctcatgCAGCAGGTcggctctctgtgtttgtctcttgcGACTCTTCTGAGCTGCAactctgttcttctctctcctcttcagccTCCTGCCTTCATCCTCTGaaccctgcaacacacacacacacacactgtacataatAATATACACACTGAGCATGATTACATTTTGTCTAATCCCTTTATTCAGTTTGCATTCCTTGCATCTGCACTTATCATATTGTATAGTTTTGCATGCTTCTCTGCAGCCCAGTTTTACAGTTCCATCTGAGAATCACTCGTCTTCATCTGCCTCTGAGTGACCATTAAGAGATGCTAATTCTGCTAataatgacctctgacctccctgtggtTTAAGGAGAAAAGCATCGTGATCTTACCTCACATGTCTCACAGAGGAGGTTGCTCCTGTTAATCTTCTGATGAGACTGGAAGGACGAATCGCAGTCTGACATCACAGGTTTTTAATGCGTTGCAttaaaatgagagaaacaggaggctCTCCTGCTGCACTGCCTctgtcacacaataacaaagtGCTGGCTGTGGGACTGGGCATCGAGTCCAGTGTGAAAACAACCAGGTTTCACTTCAGctttcttttcacttttcaattTCGTTGCCATTTTAGAAGAAGCAGCGAGGACAGTTCACGTAAGTCATGTGACCATAGGGCCACGGCTGACCAGCACATCATCAGCGAGCCATATCATTACTGTAGTTTATGTTGACGTGATCCCCACTCACCAGGAACAGCCACGACATTAACCCACAGCTAAAAATAACCCCTGCACTTTTCACTTCTGTTTGAGTAGTGACATGACGACAGACCAGCACACTGTTGGCttagtttattttctggaagtTGCCATTAATAAGACAAATATAGAAGACTGGACACAGGAGAGATTGTGGAAGTTGTAAAAACTTTATATTAcgagaaaacatttttacaggttctgaaaaatgaccataaaacaaagaaagagaaatagtTAAAGCTGGTGGAGAGTACAAAGTTTCTGGAAATGAATTTTTACACAATATAAGCAGGATAAGTCACTTTTAGACTTTCATGTGATTCATTTTCATCCTAAATACGACagttttttactttattctTTCACAGATTCAGTGGCAAAGTCTCTCTCCAAAATCTGAGACTTAAAATTAAGACGTTTTCTAAACCAGACGAGATTAAGGTGATGGGTTAATGTTTATATGGTTCTTACTTTCACTTTAATAGTGATTTATTGGTGAGTGTAATAAGAGAGTTAGAGGTCCTCTGTGGCTTAATTCAGTTGGATGCTGTGTGAGGTGTAACtgaaacatgtttgtcttcactGAACAGATGAACATAtttaaggtgattttttttaggCTGCATTTGTTTCAGGAGAACAGCTCCCTCTTATGGTTTGTGACTGAGTCAGAGAGTTACCCAGCAGTGATAATGTAAGACATGGAACCTTAACGACACaaagtttaaatgaataaaCCCCCAGAGTCAGATCCTGTTTCACCACTGTTGTCTATTCTTTTAAACAGCTGTAGAAACAAAACTTGTTGGTCCATTACACCACACCATCTTATTGTTCTGTGCTGGTGGTTGTGGAGAGCGTCACTCGGGTTCGCCCTCTCCCACGGAGCGATCTGGTTTCTTGGCGAGAGGCACATAGCAgtctgtggctgctgcttcCTCTACGGCTCTCTTGATTGGCTGTTTGATCTTTGTAGCTGAGCCAGCAGGAGGCAGCGAGGCGTCTAATTGACCGCTGCAGCCGAACACTTCTCTGTGGATCTCTAGAGTGGCGTGACTCGGTTTCATGTTGAGGATCTCACAGAGGCCTTCGGCTTGTTTCTGCAGAGTGTTGATCGactgcagagaagaagaagcatgCGTCAGTAAAActtttatacagtatatccgTCTATTTAAAGCACATCTGCAGGTGAGAACTGGCTCAGGTTTGCTGTGTTACCTTTATGACCTGGATGGCCTGTTTCACcatcacaggagctgctgctgacaaatCATTCATGATGCTCTCtggtgaaacaaacacacacgaaCAGAATCGTTACACCGGGCAAACAGCCAACAGGAACATCTGATTATATCACATCACATTAATCACTCTGACCCTCACTCACTGCCTCCAGAATCACTCTTATCTCTGGACTCTGCAGACAGACCACTGCAGCGTTTCATGATGTGTCCAGAACCTGCTGCTACACAGTCCACTGAAGTCGACTGAAACTCACAGCGTGAACAAAAAGCACTGATGCATTTAGGTATCTCGGCTCAGAGAGGGTGAAACTTTCAAAGAGAAGTAGTTCTTCCTGATCATATGAAAGCAAGAAAATGTCCGGAGCACAGTGTACTGTAGATCTGTCTGTTCTCACAGGAGGGAGGATACGACACGTttaacatttacaaacaggTGCTGAGGAAATAAAGTGTGTTATTTTAGAAATGGTAGTGATGATAATTTATTTAACTGTTATTGATGATTGATTAGAGGTACAGTAGCTAACCTTGATCAGGGTCTTTGATCACCTCTTGAGGTTTGACTGCCTGCTCATACAGCCCCTGAAagacacacagaacaacacacagcagcagatgttaGAAAAGGACAAATCAGCTCTGGATGGTGCAGCTGTAGTGATGTGTATTATCTCTCTGTTACTCTGACACCCACCATGATTTTGCGTTCAGCCTTGAGGGAATGGACCACATGGGGCAGGATCTTTCTGGGGTAGGCACGGCGCCTCCTGGTGGTCTCAACAATGGTGTCATCCAGGATGCTTTCCAGATCCACAGCCTCATCCTCTGCTCAGTGTGTTAGTGGTGGCAGGAGGGGACAAACAGAAACTagtttattaaacattttattgattatGGAGGTAACTGAACTCTTAACGCCTAAAAAAGTTGTTTGAAGTAAGGGGTGATGAATCACCTTCAGCATCAGGTGCCTCCTCCCAACGCTGTCCATTCACCAACACATTGTCCTGAACAGCCGCCTCAAAGTTCTGCACAGATGCAAACACTAATCAGTACTGAACACAGACCTGACTGGCTTAAATATAAAGTTGAGATTGTATATAAATAATGTGCTGCCCTCTATCACGTGTACGCCGAACGTATCaattaatctaaaaaaaacatttaaagggctcttaatgttgtttttgctggtgtgtgttaatgttgacagcaaaacaacattaaatacGAGATTTTCCGAATGGAATTTGGTGTGCACTTCTGGAAGCCTTCTTATGCGGAATTAACTCCACATAAAACAACCATCAGCAGTCTGTTGATGCTTGACAGGAACAGTTTGGAACCCCTGACTTATCTACATTTACAGTTAGTGATATTAAGATGTGAAGTCCAACCCACcgccagcagctcctgcagtaAAACTCGCTTCGTCTCCTCTGCAATTTCCGGCTGACCGTTGAGGGCTGTCTTCAGAAtatctttatatttatttatctgttcgACGACTTGTTGTTTAGACGTTACTTGAACTCTGTATTCTTGATTTGTTTCATCGCTGGGCGAGTTCTCTCTCTCCACGGTCTCCATCTTTACCGCCaactttgtttatatttttttttacgcAAACCGGAAGTGAATTAGGAACTTCCTTGTCCGACTGCAAAAATTGTCCCCGCATCAACACCTCGAGCATCACGGAAGTGTTCCGCGCGGCGTTAGCTATGCTTCGAAAGATAAATTTAGCAAATATCGTTGTTTTTCCGCATTGTTTGCGCTTTTAGCCGTTATTAGATTATTACTTAGATTTTCAATGGACTCTGGCTTCGTtgactgtcactgtcacatatCAGCCCGTGAATTTGAAGAGGTAGGCTGTCAAATGTCCATGTGGCTGTAAACAGCACTAACCTTTAGCTAAtataaacaacagaaaaacacgTTTCAAAGAATTTTGCCCTCACTCCATCAAATGAAgactacacacatacatatgctgCCACTTAACACCACAGATATTCATTTTAGCCTGTAAAGTACACGACAACATTTTAACTTACACTCACTGTTTATCATTTACAGACTCTTCAGAGTTGTTAGCTACaggttttcctctgtttatttcactgttgtGACGTTAACGTTAGTAacgttttgttttttcttcgCAGGATCTGGAGGTTGTGATCCAGAGGACCAGAGAGGTCAGTTATAAGATAACACACTGCGTTTCAGGAGCTTTATCAGAGCAGGAAATAGGAAATAGGCCTGAAAAATATGGTTGAAATTAATGCAAGAAtgttcatatttacagtacattgaTACTATGACAGAGTCATGATGAATATGAAGCCAGGttgactttttgtgtgtgtgtaggccgGGGTAAAGACTCTGGTTGCAGTTACAGAAGAGGTCGGGGAATTCAACAGAGTTCTCCAGCTGCAACACCGGTCTGTATACCTTCACTGTTATGTGATCGGTGCTTGCACATACATAGAGCCTGTCTCATAAACTTCTGTGCAGGGAGGTCAGGTGCAGTAAACATataaaaagacaagagaaagaCTTTGAATAAAAACAGGGGCAGAgattcagatttcagatttgGGACAGAATCTGAGTGAACGTACCTTCTCATGCACAGTGTGTAGAATAAAAAGATTTACATTGTGCCATACAGCTGCTCTCAGCTGGACAGCCTGGTGTTTATTATTCTGGATGTTTCTCTTAAATTCCTCTCACAGCTATCCAGATCTGGTGGCTCCATGTTTTGGCATCCATCCGCTGCAGGGCGGTGGGGGGCCTGAGCAGCGCAGCGTGAAGCCTCAGGTAGGAAAACAGTCCACTCTGCATCCATCTCTTTTAGTATTTTACTTTACTGACTCTGAGAAAATGAGGAGTAACTGTATCCAGTCTGCTCAGTGGGAGAGAGGGTGAAGGAAGCAttagacagagggaggaagggtgTGTTTCTAAAGCCTCTGGAAGGGATGAaggtgtatttattttttactcactgaactgaaacattcCCAAACAGTGAATATTACCCACGATTCCCTTCTCCTTCTGGAACACGAAgtaacaaacagaccaaactcAGTTTCTAATTGTAGATGTATTTTTCACAGGACCTGGATGCTGCCCTGCCATTGTtctacaaacacagagaacgCCTCGTTGCTATTGGAgaggtagacacacacacacacacacacacacacacacacacacacacacacgtttgtacTTCTACACCTGTTGGACCAGTACAGCTCCTTACTGTAACCTAAACCTCTGTCTAATATGAACCTTAGACCCAGGTCATAGCCCTCAAACAGCTCTTCAGAGGGTTAAATACCTGACAAACTGTCGTCACACTCAAGGTCTAAAACTGTaattggtcctcacaaagatcGAAGtccatgagcacacacacacacacacacataatacacacaaCCTTTTTACCTACATTCTTACATCGTTTTCAATGATTGTCACTAATTACATCACAGTTCCTATGGCTTAGGGATGTGCAGGGATTTAataaaacatctctctcacacacacacacacacattaacacacactagtacacacacacacacacacacacacacacacacacacacacacgtggctTCCCTCCAGTGAATAAATCCAAACTTTGATGTGACTtctggagaagaaaagaagcttAAACTTGTTAAAACTCCAAACTCACCTTTTAATCTTCTTTGTCAGGAAACGTTAATGAACAGTCGCACACATACTGTTCTGTGTCATTAATGCTGTGGAGGTCTATAGATCCTCCTGTGtggggaatgtgtgtgttagtcagGGCAGTTTTCAGGCCTCAGAGGGCTGAGTCAACAGTCCCAGACTCCTGTTTCCATAACTGTTATTTTTATGGATCAGGTTGGAGGCGCAGCGAGGCCGACTCCTGCTGCTCCAAACACTTTCCCACATGCATTTAACTCTGAAATGATGGGACCAGTTTTTGGGATCTAATgagttcttgtttttttgtcttcttttggtTCCAGATTGGCTTAGACTTCACACCGTGGTGCGCTCCCACTCAGCAGGACAGAGACGACCAATCAACCGTCTTCATTAAACAGCTCAACGTCGCCAAGGAGCTGGACCTACCTGTGTGAGCTCAGTGGAACAGAACGTGATATCTGAAAAACACCTGAGGGATTTTCTTTTTGACacaatttggcacaaatgttctCTCGGACTGGAGGATGAAGTGGTTAgattttgatggtcaaaggtcaaaggttaaggtcactgtgacctcacaaaacagtttggccataactcaaaaATTCATtcactaattatgacaaaatttaacacaaatgtctaagaggataaaataaaaaaatgatgaCTTTTTATATgtcaaagataaaaaaaattaaagttatCAAGCACAGGCTGAAGCTGCAGGTCATCTCAAAACAAATGTGTGGAAATCCAACCATTTATTATATTATCGTCTGTTAAAACGGAAGATGAACAAGACTGTGCTGATGAATGTGTTGATGACTCGTCTTTCTTCCTGTTCTCCGCACAGGAACGTCCACTCACGATCAGCTGCTAGAGTCACCATAGAAACCCTGAGAGAACGAGGTGAGTGTTTGGCTGCTGAGCCTCATGTTCAGCACACACTCTGTACACAGCTGCAGAACACACAACCAGAAGCTACCACTCTTGATTTCCTGTCAGGTATCAGTCGCGCTCTGCTTCATAACTTTGCCGGGAAGCCGTCGGTCGCTCTGGAGGGTGTGAAGGCCGGTTACCTCTTCTCCTTTCCCCCTGCTGTCTGCAGGAACCAACAGGTCAGTGTGAGTTCAGCGTACAGATGAAGCCATGAGAGGATAAAACAACTATGATTCTGTAGGTTAACCCCTCAgggaatatactgtatgttcaaaCCAATAGGTACCTAATGAAGTGCATATGTTTACATCAGAATGGATTTTCACACGTGTACGACAGAAACGTCTTTCTCTGAACATTAAATCCATAAAACTTCAACTGAACTTTGGTCCATCTGCAGTCATATAAAATGAATACACAGTATGTTTTCACTGACATGTGATGCACTGTAGTTCACTACAGTTCAGCTTTGACTCTGTTGGCAGTAATTTACTGAACGTATACTGAGTGTTTTATGTGTATAAGTCGTGTGTCAACCTgttctgtatctgctgtatCTGTCAGTCCATTATAATGAGGCGACAGTGACAGATTTTAATGTtaccacacagagagacaaactgatCAAGCAGCTCCCACTGGAGCACATCTGTCTGGAGACCGACTCTCCTGCACTGGGGCTCGACAAGCACGTAAGTTTCAAACGATTAAACTTCATCATGTTTAGATGTGAGTGCAGCTTTTtaacctcctcctgtctccGTCGGTCTCCCAGGTGAGGAATGAGCCCGCTAACATCGCTCTGTCCTGCCGGTACATCGCTGACGTCAAAGGTCTGTCACCGCAGACTGTTCAGCTCGTCACGGCGCAGAACGCTCGCAGACTCTTCCCCAAGGCCGACAGCcggtaacacacacatacacaagtgtttgtttgtgttggtttGAGGGTGAAGttttacaggaaacacacagaacGTGCTCATTGATCCTCAGAAACAAAGTGAATTATGTTCACAGGTTTGTTTATTATGTTGTATTCTTGTTGAACAGttgcacaacacaacactatTTATGGAAATAAAATCCTGAAGAGttgaggtgtgttcaggtgccatgtgtacatgtgtgaggTCTGCAGCCGTCTACACCAGGTGAGATTTATCTgcaagagaaggaaagaggaatTACAGACGGAGGCACAGGCAGATTGTTTAAAGATTCAACCAAACCTGATCAATATAGAAATAATTCAGATGTATTAAAGTCAGTTCTGTTTTTCTACACGTGTAATTAAAAGAAATGCAGTCTTATCTCCTCAAGGCAGTAAACAAATATGGCAGCATGGCTTTGTGTTCCCTCATAAATAATCCATCAGATATCTGATACTGACAAATATATCTCTGAGAAATGATGTAGATTCAGATGTGTAGCTTCCACCTCCTTCAGTATGTTTAGGGTATATTATAGACGTATATAAACTGACAAGACCCGCGTTAAACTGCACTCTGTGAGTTAAACCATATGGAGACATTAGGTCCACAGGAGCAGAGGGTTTCAGTCGCAGCTCACAGCTTTCTTCGAAGTGCCTTCTCTCTGGAAGTTTGACGGGGGGCGGCCTCTCGGTGCGGGCCGTCGTGCTGCGCTGCGGTCCGGTCAAAGT from Lates calcarifer isolate ASB-BC8 linkage group LG7_1, TLL_Latcal_v3, whole genome shotgun sequence carries:
- the batf3 gene encoding basic leucine zipper transcriptional factor ATF-like 3, with protein sequence MSDCDSSFQSHQKINRSNLLCETCEGSEDEGRRLKRREKNRVAAQKSRKRQTQRADLLHEACELLEQRNRKLRREVDSLSEEQRLLTEALRAHEPLCPIMHCLFASSTSPNLQPDNMAACSV
- the nsl1 gene encoding kinetochore-associated protein NSL1 homolog, whose product is METVERENSPSDETNQEYRVQVTSKQQVVEQINKYKDILKTALNGQPEIAEETKRVLLQELLANFEAAVQDNVLVNGQRWEEAPDAEEDEAVDLESILDDTIVETTRRRRAYPRKILPHVVHSLKAERKIMGLYEQAVKPQEVIKDPDQESIMNDLSAAAPVMVKQAIQVIKSINTLQKQAEGLCEILNMKPSHATLEIHREVFGCSGQLDASLPPAGSATKIKQPIKRAVEEAAATDCYVPLAKKPDRSVGEGEPE
- the tatdn3 gene encoding putative deoxyribonuclease tatdn3 isoform X2, which translates into the protein MDSGFVDCHCHISAREFEEDLEVVIQRTREAGVKTLVAVTEEVGEFNRVLQLQHRYPDLVAPCFGIHPLQGGGGPEQRSVKPQDLDAALPLFYKHRERLVAIGEIGLDFTPWCAPTQQDRDDQSTVFIKQLNVAKELDLPVNVHSRSAARVTIETLRERGISRALLHNFAGKPSVALEGVKAGYLFSFPPAVCRNQQRDKLIKQLPLEHICLETDSPALGLDKHVRNEPANIALSCRYIADVKGLSPQTVQLVTAQNARRLFPKADSRCTTQHYLWK
- the tatdn3 gene encoding putative deoxyribonuclease tatdn3 isoform X1; amino-acid sequence: MDSGFVDCHCHISAREFEEDLEVVIQRTREAGVKTLVAVTEEVGEFNRVLQLQHRYPDLVAPCFGIHPLQGGGGPEQRSVKPQDLDAALPLFYKHRERLVAIGEIGLDFTPWCAPTQQDRDDQSTVFIKQLNVAKELDLPVNVHSRSAARVTIETLRERGISRALLHNFAGKPSVALEGVKAGYLFSFPPAVCRNQQRDKLIKQLPLEHICLETDSPALGLDKHVRNEPANIALSCRYIADVKGLSPQTVQLVTAQNARRLFPKADSRMKSPVGSDSFTCTLHLLQQTPTGSNPD